A window from Mycobacterium botniense encodes these proteins:
- a CDS encoding YeeE/YedE thiosulfate transporter family protein, with translation MMITLTAPLWVGVIFGMVVGAIGEIWGIANPETLIRLARWKDRLLVGCIAIASAVGAVTLYGLSALGFSMHFSPKPIYIAGVMIGGLLFGAGMAISGYVPGSELMALGEGRRDAVYALPGGLLGAAAWTLLYPTPVGQ, from the coding sequence ATGATGATAACGCTGACAGCTCCGCTATGGGTCGGCGTGATCTTCGGAATGGTGGTCGGAGCGATCGGAGAGATCTGGGGCATCGCAAACCCGGAGACCCTTATCCGGCTGGCCCGGTGGAAAGACCGGCTACTCGTCGGCTGCATCGCTATCGCCTCGGCGGTTGGCGCCGTGACCTTGTACGGTCTTTCCGCGCTGGGATTCTCTATGCATTTTTCGCCGAAACCGATTTACATCGCCGGCGTGATGATCGGCGGGCTTCTTTTCGGAGCCGGAATGGCTATCTCCGGCTATGTCCCGGGTTCTGAGCTGATGGCGCTCGGCGAAGGTCGACGCGATGCGGTGTACGCGTTGCCGGGCGGACTCCTCGGTGCGGCGGCGTGGACACTCCTATACCCGACCCCGGTTGGTCAGTAG